A window of the Hevea brasiliensis isolate MT/VB/25A 57/8 unplaced genomic scaffold, ASM3005281v1 Scaf459, whole genome shotgun sequence genome harbors these coding sequences:
- the LOC131177408 gene encoding cyanogenic beta-glucosidase-like codes for RIKDHSTGDVVVDFYHRFREDIKNMKDMVFNAFRFSISWPRVIPSGKRRRGVNEEGIEFYNTVINETIAQGDNFLWPNSFYYYFSLDTPQAVEDNYGGFLSLYREDIREYADIREYADLVFERFGDRVKFWITFNEPWSLSGFSYDQGVFAPGRCSSWVIFGY; via the exons AGCGGATAAaggatcacagcactggagatgtTGTAGTTGATTTCTATCATCGCTTTCGA GAGGATATAAAAAACATGAAGGATATGGTTTTTAATGCTTTTAGATTCTCCATTTCATGGCCTAGAGTTATACCTA GTGGAAAGAGACGTCGAGGAGTAAATGAGGAAGGGATTGAATTCTACAACACTGTTATCAATGAAACAATAGCACAAGGTGATAATTTTCTCTG GCCTAATTCcttttattactatttttcaCTGGATACTCCTCAAGCCGTAGAAGACAATTATGGTGGCTTTTTGAGCC TGTATAGGGAAGATATTCGTGAATATGCAGATATTCGTGAATATGCAGATCTTGTCTTTGAAAGATTTGGTGACCGAGTGAAATTCTGGATAACTTTCAATGAACCATGGTCACTTAGTGGATTCTCCTATGATCAAGGAGTTTTTGCTCCTGGTCGATGCTCATCTTGGGTGATATTCGGGTATTAG